The proteins below come from a single Agrobacterium vitis genomic window:
- a CDS encoding NAD(P)/FAD-dependent oxidoreductase: MENSLVIVGAGQAGFSVASKLRALNDQRPITMIGLAPELPYQRPPLSKKYLIGEMSFDRLLLRPAQWYDENAITMRLSSWVEEIDRPKKLLRLQDGSSLSYDTLVLATGSTPRGLPQEIGGNLAGVYTIRNKADADRLAEVMKPGRRLLIIGGGYIGLEAAAVARHLGLEVTVIEMADRILARVAAKETADFIRAVHQSHGVMIRENMGLKRLLGKNGVVTAAELSDGSRLDVDLVIVGIGATANDGLARNAGLHVQNGIIVDGYARTSDPDISAAGDCALLPWGEGAVRLESVQNAVDQGEAIAMVLAGGTTPYTPKPWFWSDQYDLKLQIAGLNLGYDETIIRPGMREGSLSVWYYRQDRFLAVDAINDAKAYVTAKKLLEAGRSADKAIIGNPQEDLKQLLA, encoded by the coding sequence GTGGAAAATTCATTGGTGATTGTCGGCGCAGGGCAGGCCGGTTTTTCTGTTGCGTCAAAACTACGGGCACTGAACGACCAACGACCGATTACCATGATTGGCCTTGCGCCGGAATTACCCTATCAGCGCCCACCGCTTTCAAAAAAATATCTGATCGGTGAAATGAGTTTTGATCGACTGCTGTTGCGGCCCGCCCAATGGTACGATGAAAACGCGATCACAATGCGCCTTTCCAGTTGGGTGGAGGAAATTGATCGACCGAAAAAGCTGCTTCGGCTTCAGGACGGTTCATCACTTTCCTATGACACGCTCGTGCTTGCCACCGGTTCGACGCCGCGCGGATTGCCGCAGGAAATTGGCGGCAATCTTGCTGGTGTCTACACGATCCGCAACAAGGCCGATGCTGACCGCCTGGCTGAGGTGATGAAACCAGGGCGGCGGCTGTTGATCATAGGGGGCGGCTATATTGGCCTGGAGGCTGCTGCCGTGGCGCGCCATCTCGGCCTTGAGGTCACTGTGATCGAAATGGCCGACCGCATTCTTGCGCGTGTTGCTGCAAAGGAGACTGCCGATTTCATACGTGCCGTTCACCAGAGCCATGGCGTGATGATTCGCGAAAACATGGGCTTGAAACGCCTTCTGGGTAAGAATGGTGTCGTGACCGCTGCCGAGCTTTCAGATGGCAGCAGGCTCGATGTCGATCTGGTGATCGTCGGTATCGGCGCGACCGCCAATGACGGATTGGCGCGCAACGCCGGACTGCATGTGCAGAATGGCATTATTGTCGACGGCTATGCCCGGACATCTGATCCTGACATATCCGCTGCTGGCGATTGCGCGCTGCTTCCTTGGGGTGAGGGGGCTGTCCGGCTGGAATCAGTTCAGAATGCCGTCGATCAAGGGGAAGCCATCGCCATGGTGCTCGCAGGTGGGACAACGCCCTACACGCCAAAACCATGGTTCTGGTCGGATCAATACGATCTGAAACTGCAAATCGCCGGGCTTAACTTGGGCTATGACGAGACGATTATAAGGCCGGGCATGCGCGAGGGTAGCCTGTCCGTCTGGTATTATCGCCAGGACCGTTTCCTTGCGGTCGATGCCATCAATGATGCGAAAGCCTATGTCACGGCTAAGAAGCTTCTGGAAGCCGGCCGGTCCGCCGATAAGGCAATCATTGGTAATCCGCAGGAAGATTTAAAGCAGTTGCTGGCCTGA
- a CDS encoding PilZ domain-containing protein, protein MLQGTHLATVTSEMYERRWDRYQVRRPARIMAVRAGLSGVTMRSATVLDISRGGAGIELDTGIGLGSHYYLEVLGIATRIGCAEAYRNGTRAGVKFLMPISEVLLQRIIRTDFVMSADRTKDNAGKTVAPGTGRLAR, encoded by the coding sequence ATGCTGCAAGGAACCCATTTAGCAACCGTCACTTCAGAAATGTATGAGCGGCGCTGGGACCGTTATCAGGTTCGTCGGCCGGCTCGTATCATGGCGGTCCGCGCTGGTTTGAGCGGCGTGACCATGCGTAGCGCCACGGTGCTGGATATTTCCCGCGGTGGCGCCGGTATAGAATTGGATACCGGGATCGGCCTTGGCAGTCACTATTATCTGGAGGTTTTAGGGATTGCTACACGTATCGGCTGTGCCGAAGCTTATCGAAACGGCACAAGGGCTGGCGTCAAATTCCTCATGCCGATTTCAGAAGTCTTGTTGCAACGGATTATCCGTACCGACTTCGTCATGAGCGCCGACCGCACCAAAGACAATGCTGGAAAAACCGTTGCGCCAGGAACAGGCAGACTTGCCCGGTGA
- a CDS encoding pyridoxal phosphate-dependent aminotransferase translates to MSSFSRFTPLISRLPATVPFVGPEAIERQRSLPVKARIGANESGFGPSPKVHLALQAASSEIWKYADPENFDLKAALAAHYGLAAENFAVGEGVDDLLGLTVRLVIEQGLPVVTSLGGYPTFNFHVSGFGGRLVTVPYRQDREDLDGLLEAVRRENAPLAYLANPDNPMGSWHESHDVVAFARALPETCLLILDEAYSETAPVGSIPAVDALIDLPNVLRMRTFSKAYGLAGARIGYAIGTPGTVSAFDKIRNHFGMVRTSVAAALAALADQDYLTATVARIIAARERISLIARQNGLQPLASATNFVAVDCGRDPAYARAIVDGLMQHGVFIRMPGVAPLNRCIRISAGLPEDLDLLEQALPVVLRDIG, encoded by the coding sequence ATGTCATCCTTTTCGCGGTTTACGCCGCTTATCTCCCGCCTGCCCGCCACCGTTCCCTTTGTCGGCCCAGAGGCTATCGAGCGCCAGCGTAGTCTGCCGGTCAAGGCCAGGATCGGCGCCAATGAAAGCGGCTTCGGCCCCTCGCCCAAAGTTCACCTGGCGTTGCAGGCCGCGTCATCCGAAATCTGGAAATATGCCGATCCTGAAAATTTCGATCTGAAGGCCGCCCTGGCCGCACATTATGGCCTTGCCGCCGAAAATTTTGCGGTTGGCGAAGGCGTCGATGATCTTCTAGGCCTGACCGTGAGGTTGGTGATCGAACAGGGTTTGCCAGTCGTCACTTCGCTTGGCGGTTATCCGACCTTCAATTTTCACGTCAGTGGCTTTGGCGGGCGACTGGTGACGGTGCCCTATCGGCAGGACCGCGAGGATCTCGACGGTTTGCTGGAGGCAGTCCGCCGCGAAAATGCTCCGCTGGCCTATCTCGCCAATCCCGACAATCCGATGGGAAGCTGGCATGAAAGCCACGACGTGGTTGCCTTTGCCCGCGCCTTGCCGGAGACATGTCTGCTCATTTTGGACGAAGCCTATAGCGAAACTGCCCCGGTTGGCAGCATCCCTGCTGTCGATGCGCTGATCGATCTGCCGAATGTGCTGCGGATGCGGACATTTTCAAAGGCTTATGGCTTGGCCGGGGCACGGATCGGCTATGCGATCGGCACGCCTGGAACGGTGTCTGCTTTCGACAAGATCCGCAATCATTTCGGCATGGTGCGCACCTCCGTCGCCGCAGCTCTGGCCGCCCTCGCCGACCAGGATTATCTGACCGCAACCGTCGCGCGGATCATCGCGGCACGGGAGAGAATTTCCTTAATTGCCCGCCAGAATGGCCTGCAACCATTGGCCTCAGCGACCAATTTCGTGGCGGTGGACTGCGGCCGCGACCCGGCCTATGCCCGCGCAATTGTCGATGGACTGATGCAGCATGGGGTGTTTATCCGCATGCCGGGTGTGGCGCCGCTCAATCGCTGTATCCGCATCAGCGCTGGCTTGCCGGAGGATCTCGATTTGCTGGAACAGGCGCTGCCAGTCGTACTGCGTGATATCGGCTAA
- a CDS encoding SEL1-like repeat protein codes for MARFDMQADDMATIGGQPQADIFRIMGLMYATGRGCEQDLVSAHKWLNIAAIKGCDRSVGLRSDLASTMTKSQLAEALRDAREWMTSH; via the coding sequence ATGGCACGTTTCGATATGCAGGCAGACGATATGGCCACGATTGGTGGTCAGCCCCAGGCTGATATCTTTCGGATCATGGGCCTGATGTATGCCACCGGTCGTGGCTGCGAGCAGGATCTGGTGTCTGCCCATAAATGGCTGAATATCGCCGCGATCAAAGGCTGTGACCGCTCCGTCGGCCTCCGCTCCGATCTGGCCTCGACCATGACCAAAAGCCAGCTGGCCGAAGCGCTGCGTGACGCCCGTGAATGGATGACCTCCCACTGA
- a CDS encoding DUF2147 domain-containing protein, whose protein sequence is MKTILLAAGLLALSLTSVSAAEPIEGKWKTASGETAEIASCGTAFCITLKTGKHAGKQIGKLSGASASYTGEVTDPDNDKTYSGSANVQGKSLNLKGCVLAVLCKSQTWTRL, encoded by the coding sequence ATGAAAACTATTCTACTCGCAGCCGGACTACTGGCCTTGAGCCTGACAAGCGTCAGCGCGGCGGAGCCGATCGAAGGCAAATGGAAGACGGCGAGCGGTGAAACTGCCGAGATCGCCAGCTGTGGCACAGCCTTTTGCATCACCTTGAAGACGGGCAAGCATGCAGGCAAGCAAATCGGCAAGCTGAGTGGCGCAAGTGCCAGTTATACCGGCGAAGTCACCGATCCCGACAATGACAAGACCTATTCCGGCTCGGCAAATGTCCAGGGCAAATCCCTCAATTTGAAGGGCTGCGTGCTGGCCGTACTGTGCAAGAGCCAGACCTGGACCAGACTGTAA
- a CDS encoding glutathione S-transferase family protein: protein MTAPIELYYWPTPNGWKISILLEELGLPYEVTYINIGKGEQFAPDFLKISPNNRMPAIIDPDGPGGAPISVFESGAILQYLGRKTGKFYPTDERARVEVDQWLFWQMGGLGPMAGQAHHFRQYAPEKIEYGINRYTNEVNRLYGVMNKRLADREFLAGDYSIADMACIGWVVPHANQGQDLNDFPHLKRWFEAMMERPAVKAGIAVGAERRSNVATDEEAKKVLFGQKAR, encoded by the coding sequence ATGACAGCGCCTATCGAGCTTTATTACTGGCCCACGCCGAACGGCTGGAAGATTTCCATTTTGTTGGAAGAACTCGGCCTGCCCTATGAGGTGACCTACATCAATATCGGCAAGGGCGAGCAATTCGCGCCGGATTTCCTGAAAATTTCGCCCAATAACCGTATGCCAGCGATCATCGATCCGGACGGTCCGGGCGGAGCGCCGATATCCGTGTTCGAATCCGGCGCCATTCTGCAATATCTCGGGCGCAAGACCGGCAAATTTTATCCCACGGACGAGCGCGCCCGCGTCGAGGTGGATCAATGGCTGTTCTGGCAGATGGGCGGCCTCGGTCCGATGGCCGGACAAGCGCATCATTTCCGCCAATATGCGCCGGAAAAGATCGAATACGGCATCAACCGCTACACCAATGAAGTCAACCGTCTCTATGGCGTGATGAACAAGCGGCTGGCGGATCGGGAGTTTCTGGCGGGCGATTATTCCATTGCCGACATGGCCTGCATCGGCTGGGTCGTACCCCATGCCAATCAGGGACAGGACCTCAACGATTTCCCCCATCTGAAGCGCTGGTTTGAGGCGATGATGGAACGCCCGGCGGTCAAGGCCGGTATTGCTGTTGGCGCCGAGCGGCGCAGCAATGTCGCCACCGATGAGGAAGCCAAGAAAGTCCTGTTTGGCCAAAAGGCGCGATAA
- a CDS encoding AMP nucleosidase, whose translation MSNRIVNSIPGPIPVTIISPPAYEARLFADAREAVDAITEIYERNTAFLIDAFTALANGAPIEGRYRAFYPQVSIETNSFGHLDTRLSYGHVTSPGIYTTTLTNPKLFRHYLKEQLSLLMRNHQVPVKVSESTTPIPLHFAFGEGAHVEASATGFSDIQLRDIFDTPDLSTTDDEIANGEYEPPAGEPFPLAPFTAQRIDYSLARLSHYTATSAKHFQNFVLFTNYQFYVDEFCAYARTLMANGGEGYTAFVEPGNITTLAGENAPSSGAPLGRLPQMPAYHLKMKGHAGITMVNIGVGPSNAKTITDHVAVLRPHAWLMLGHCAGLRNSQRLGDYVLAHAYMREDHVLDDDLPVWVPIPALAEVQLALEDAVEEITGYEGFELKRIMRTGTVATIDNRNWELRDQRGPVKRLSQSRAIALDMESATIAANGFRFRVPYGTLLCVSDKPLHGELKLPGMATAFYKTQVSQHLQIGIRALQKLGAMPTEKLHSRKLRSFFETAFQ comes from the coding sequence ATGAGCAATAGAATCGTCAATTCCATCCCTGGGCCTATCCCTGTCACCATCATCAGCCCACCCGCTTACGAGGCAAGGCTGTTTGCCGACGCCCGCGAGGCCGTCGATGCGATTACAGAGATTTATGAGCGCAATACGGCGTTTCTCATCGATGCGTTTACAGCCCTTGCCAATGGCGCACCGATAGAGGGCCGTTATCGGGCCTTCTATCCGCAGGTCAGTATCGAGACCAATAGTTTCGGCCATCTGGATACCCGACTTTCCTATGGCCATGTCACCTCGCCGGGCATCTATACGACGACGCTGACCAATCCGAAATTGTTTCGCCATTACCTGAAGGAACAGCTGTCCCTGCTGATGCGCAATCATCAGGTTCCGGTCAAGGTCAGTGAATCGACAACGCCGATCCCGTTGCATTTTGCCTTCGGCGAAGGCGCCCATGTCGAGGCCTCGGCTACCGGCTTTTCCGATATCCAGTTGCGCGATATTTTCGACACGCCTGACCTTTCGACCACGGACGACGAAATCGCCAATGGCGAATATGAGCCGCCAGCCGGTGAACCGTTTCCACTGGCGCCTTTCACGGCGCAGCGGATCGATTATTCGCTGGCGCGGCTGTCGCATTATACCGCGACCAGCGCCAAGCATTTTCAGAACTTCGTGCTGTTCACCAATTACCAGTTCTATGTCGATGAATTCTGCGCCTATGCCCGCACCCTGATGGCCAATGGCGGCGAAGGCTATACAGCCTTTGTCGAGCCGGGCAATATCACTACTCTGGCCGGGGAAAACGCACCCTCCTCCGGCGCGCCGCTTGGCCGCCTGCCGCAAATGCCAGCTTACCATCTGAAAATGAAGGGGCATGCTGGCATTACCATGGTCAATATCGGCGTTGGCCCGTCCAATGCCAAGACCATTACCGACCACGTGGCCGTGCTGCGTCCGCATGCCTGGCTGATGCTTGGCCACTGCGCCGGTCTGCGCAACAGCCAGCGGCTGGGTGATTATGTGCTGGCCCATGCCTATATGCGTGAAGACCACGTGCTGGACGACGACCTGCCCGTCTGGGTGCCGATCCCGGCACTGGCCGAAGTGCAGCTGGCGCTGGAAGATGCCGTCGAGGAAATTACCGGTTATGAAGGCTTCGAGCTGAAGCGCATCATGCGCACCGGCACGGTAGCCACCATCGACAACCGCAACTGGGAACTACGTGACCAGCGCGGTCCGGTGAAGCGCCTGTCGCAGTCGCGCGCCATTGCGCTCGATATGGAATCGGCGACGATTGCCGCCAATGGCTTCCGCTTCCGCGTTCCCTATGGCACCTTGCTCTGCGTGTCCGACAAGCCGCTGCATGGGGAGTTGAAGCTGCCTGGCATGGCGACGGCTTTCTACAAGACGCAAGTCAGCCAGCATTTGCAGATCGGTATCCGCGCCTTACAGAAGCTCGGTGCCATGCCAACGGAAAAACTGCATTCGCGCAAGCTGAGAAGCTTTTTCGAAACGGCCTTCCAGTAA
- a CDS encoding lysylphosphatidylglycerol synthase domain-containing protein — translation MTSIDQSHRKSWIKRHGVSLVAFIAIAAYVVFVEAVWGWSMVLQEWQALGLSTVLLALGLLVSTSLVRAWRIYDYFPRQTSGRFTALFHLAQVHNLLNILLPFRSGETSFPLLMRSEFSVPLLSGTSALLVMRLLDLHALLAAAGLGLVLGRPQPQVWGMAWLLFLVLPLIGFALKRPAILFAKTRFSGRLLKMVEGVEAGLPAHKGAFFRAWAMTIVTWGTKVLVFAWVLSLMQVTPLSAAFGGALGGELSSVLPFHAPAGVGTYPAGIVAGAAALGAAVQDMDGLAKAAVNLHLIVIVSALLSAALSLALHAVFPSPARKP, via the coding sequence ATGACCTCAATCGATCAAAGTCACCGCAAATCGTGGATAAAGCGCCATGGCGTTTCACTCGTCGCCTTTATCGCCATTGCCGCTTATGTGGTTTTTGTCGAAGCCGTCTGGGGCTGGTCCATGGTGCTGCAAGAGTGGCAGGCACTGGGCCTTTCAACAGTGCTGCTGGCGCTGGGCCTGTTGGTGTCCACCTCTCTGGTGCGGGCATGGCGGATCTACGATTATTTCCCACGCCAAACCTCGGGCCGGTTCACCGCGCTGTTTCATCTGGCACAGGTCCATAATCTCCTCAATATTCTTTTGCCGTTTCGAAGTGGTGAGACCAGCTTTCCGCTGCTGATGCGCTCGGAATTTTCCGTGCCGCTACTGTCAGGTACCTCGGCGCTGCTGGTGATGCGGCTCCTGGATCTGCATGCGCTTCTGGCTGCCGCCGGTCTCGGTCTGGTGCTGGGAAGGCCGCAGCCGCAAGTGTGGGGAATGGCTTGGCTGCTGTTTCTGGTCCTGCCGCTGATCGGTTTTGCCTTGAAACGCCCGGCAATCCTGTTTGCCAAGACGCGATTTTCCGGCAGGTTGCTCAAGATGGTCGAAGGCGTGGAGGCAGGCCTGCCTGCGCATAAAGGGGCCTTTTTCCGGGCCTGGGCCATGACCATCGTCACTTGGGGGACCAAGGTTCTGGTGTTTGCCTGGGTGTTGAGCCTGATGCAGGTAACACCGCTATCGGCGGCTTTTGGCGGAGCACTGGGCGGAGAGCTTTCCTCCGTCCTTCCCTTTCATGCGCCCGCTGGCGTCGGCACCTATCCGGCTGGCATCGTCGCCGGTGCGGCGGCTCTTGGAGCGGCAGTGCAGGATATGGACGGATTGGCCAAGGCTGCCGTCAACCTGCATCTGATCGTCATCGTCTCGGCCCTGCTCAGTGCAGCGCTCTCGCTGGCGCTGCACGCGGTCTTCCCTTCGCCTGCGCGAAAGCCCTAA
- a CDS encoding glycosyltransferase family 2 protein: MELSVVVPFMNEEDNIGRMIERVMEALKDFGKPWELIVIDDGSTDRTLSRARTYLGREGLDLKIIEFQRNFGQAAGLQAGFDAARGRLIASLDGDLQNDPHDIPGMIVELESRDLDLLCGWRKARQDALVLRKIPSWCANRLIGKVTGVRIHDYGCGLKLYRAHIIKQISIMGGMHRFIPAWVASVIPSSRIGETVVNHHARQFGTSKYGISRTARVVLDLLAVLFFMRFRQRPGHFFGMIGFFIGTLSALILFYLFVIKLMGEDIGTRPLLLVGVMLFLASIQMITTGIVAEMLTRSYDTPRAYVIRKTYDQAPDTKDI; this comes from the coding sequence ATTGAACTGTCGGTCGTCGTGCCCTTCATGAACGAAGAAGACAATATTGGTCGCATGATCGAGCGGGTGATGGAAGCGCTGAAGGATTTCGGCAAGCCCTGGGAATTGATCGTCATCGATGACGGCTCCACCGACCGGACATTGAGCCGGGCGCGAACCTATCTCGGTCGGGAGGGCCTGGACCTGAAAATCATCGAATTTCAGCGCAATTTCGGCCAGGCAGCAGGTCTTCAGGCCGGTTTCGACGCCGCACGCGGACGGCTGATCGCCTCGCTGGACGGCGACCTGCAAAACGATCCGCACGATATTCCCGGCATGATCGTTGAGTTGGAAAGCCGTGATCTCGACCTGCTCTGCGGCTGGCGCAAGGCAAGGCAGGATGCGCTGGTGCTGCGCAAGATCCCCTCTTGGTGCGCCAACCGGCTAATCGGCAAGGTGACTGGCGTGCGCATCCACGATTATGGCTGCGGGCTGAAACTGTACCGCGCCCATATCATCAAACAGATCAGCATCATGGGCGGCATGCACCGGTTCATTCCGGCCTGGGTCGCCAGCGTCATTCCATCGTCGCGGATCGGCGAAACTGTGGTCAATCACCACGCCCGCCAGTTCGGCACCTCGAAATACGGTATTTCCCGCACCGCCCGCGTCGTGCTCGATCTGCTGGCCGTGCTGTTCTTCATGCGCTTCCGCCAAAGGCCCGGCCATTTCTTCGGGATGATCGGCTTCTTCATCGGCACGCTCAGCGCGCTGATCCTGTTTTATCTGTTCGTCATCAAGCTGATGGGCGAGGATATCGGCACACGGCCGCTGCTGCTGGTCGGGGTTATGCTGTTCCTGGCCTCAATCCAGATGATCACCACTGGCATTGTCGCGGAAATGCTGACCCGTTCCTACGATACACCGCGTGCCTATGTGATCCGCAAAACCTATGACCAGGCTCCGGATACCAAGGATATCTGA
- a CDS encoding glycosyltransferase family 39 protein, with product MISTLRQKPASLFLLLGVYFIVQVLVRLALPASLELDEGQQLYYAQWLSIGYDSQPPFYNWIQYGVVELLGPNRLALALLKNLMLFASYALIALAAAQVLKSRDLVIIACLSLLTMPQISFEAQRDLTHTVALIFCTALLLFGVLRTLKSPSIWSYALTGAAIGCGFISKYNFVLLVSAAFLAILAEPKFRRRVLDWRILLTAGVALAILLPHALWFFQHMQEATRNTLGKMTDDNITSLPQQIFKGLTSLSTAVLASAAPTMALLLIPFARTLPFPHLPRPAASVLSASNEWTRLLGRMMLLVVAVLALMVIFGGVSAIKDRWLAPCFLMLPLYLCLKVEAAGLGEEGQLRRFLVVALAIMVLVPVILYGRVVGAGIIGHYQKQNVPYGQAVATALASAPSRPVLVLTSDQQMAGNIRLHAPDIAVTVPPTSGVPVPARFDAQHPLLVIWRNFGRPNPEMPKALKDWIATYPGLQAQSVGEIALPFLHGRPHSLYSFGYALYYSTTP from the coding sequence ATGATTTCGACGCTCCGGCAGAAGCCCGCTTCGCTCTTCCTTCTCCTGGGCGTCTATTTCATCGTTCAGGTGCTGGTGCGCCTGGCCCTGCCTGCGTCGCTGGAACTGGACGAAGGCCAGCAGCTCTATTATGCGCAATGGCTTTCAATCGGCTACGACAGCCAGCCGCCGTTCTACAACTGGATCCAGTATGGCGTGGTGGAGCTACTCGGCCCCAACCGGCTCGCGCTGGCGCTGTTGAAAAACCTGATGCTGTTTGCCAGCTATGCGCTAATCGCGCTGGCCGCAGCACAGGTGCTGAAAAGCCGGGATCTCGTCATCATCGCCTGCCTTAGCCTGTTGACCATGCCGCAGATCAGCTTTGAGGCACAGCGAGACCTGACCCATACTGTCGCGCTGATTTTCTGCACCGCGCTGCTGCTGTTCGGGGTGTTGCGGACCCTGAAATCGCCCAGCATCTGGAGCTACGCCCTGACCGGGGCTGCCATTGGCTGTGGGTTTATTTCCAAATACAACTTCGTTCTGTTGGTCAGCGCCGCCTTCCTCGCCATCCTGGCGGAGCCGAAGTTTCGCCGGCGTGTACTGGACTGGCGCATCCTGCTGACGGCTGGCGTGGCACTGGCGATCTTGCTGCCGCATGCCCTGTGGTTTTTCCAGCATATGCAGGAAGCGACGCGCAATACGCTGGGTAAAATGACCGATGACAATATTACCAGCCTGCCACAGCAGATCTTCAAGGGTCTGACATCGCTCAGCACGGCGGTTCTGGCCAGTGCCGCTCCCACTATGGCGCTGCTGCTGATCCCCTTCGCCCGCACCCTGCCCTTCCCGCATCTGCCGCGCCCAGCTGCCTCCGTTTTGTCCGCCAGCAATGAATGGACCCGGCTGCTGGGCCGGATGATGCTGCTGGTGGTCGCCGTTCTGGCACTGATGGTAATTTTTGGCGGCGTCAGCGCCATCAAGGACCGCTGGCTTGCGCCCTGTTTTCTGATGCTGCCGCTCTATCTCTGCCTGAAAGTCGAAGCGGCGGGCCTGGGCGAAGAAGGACAGTTGCGCCGCTTTCTGGTCGTCGCGCTTGCTATCATGGTGCTTGTGCCGGTCATCCTCTATGGTCGCGTGGTCGGCGCTGGCATTATCGGTCATTACCAGAAGCAGAATGTACCCTATGGCCAGGCCGTTGCCACGGCGCTGGCCTCAGCGCCAAGCCGTCCAGTTCTGGTGCTGACCAGCGATCAGCAGATGGCGGGCAACATCCGTCTGCATGCACCCGATATTGCTGTCACCGTTCCCCCAACCAGCGGCGTACCTGTACCGGCGCGTTTCGACGCACAGCATCCGCTGCTGGTGATTTGGCGCAATTTCGGCAGGCCCAACCCTGAAATGCCAAAGGCCCTGAAGGACTGGATCGCCACCTATCCCGGTCTACAGGCCCAATCGGTCGGCGAAATCGCCCTGCCCTTCCTGCATGGACGGCCGCATTCGCTCTATTCCTTCGGCTACGCCCTCTATTACTCCACCACGCCCTGA
- a CDS encoding PadR family transcriptional regulator translates to MRFSHSHEYQGEHGGRHGDRGGHPLADLMHAMRGGPFGHKGPGGKHGRDGERRRMFETGELRLVLLKLISELPRHGYDLIREIERLSGGAYAPSPGVIYPTMTLLLDMGLAEEQQTEGARKLLGITEAGKIHLDDNAEAVEIAIARLTALAKLTERTDAGPVRRAIHNLRAVIHDRLAQDDVSRETQLDVARILDEAASKIERL, encoded by the coding sequence ATGCGATTTTCTCATTCACACGAATACCAAGGGGAACATGGTGGCAGACATGGCGATCGAGGGGGCCATCCACTTGCCGACCTGATGCACGCGATGCGTGGCGGTCCCTTTGGACACAAGGGACCAGGCGGCAAGCACGGACGCGATGGCGAACGTCGCCGGATGTTTGAGACCGGCGAATTGCGGCTGGTGCTGCTGAAGCTGATTTCGGAACTGCCACGCCATGGCTATGACCTGATCCGCGAGATCGAGCGGCTCTCAGGCGGTGCCTATGCGCCCAGCCCCGGCGTGATCTATCCGACCATGACCCTGTTGCTGGATATGGGTCTGGCCGAGGAACAACAGACCGAGGGCGCGCGCAAATTGCTGGGTATTACCGAGGCTGGAAAAATCCACCTCGACGACAATGCCGAAGCGGTAGAGATTGCCATCGCCCGGCTGACCGCCCTTGCCAAATTGACCGAACGCACCGATGCCGGGCCAGTGCGCCGGGCAATCCATAATCTGCGCGCCGTGATCCATGACCGGCTCGCCCAGGACGACGTATCGCGCGAGACACAATTGGACGTCGCCCGCATTCTCGATGAAGCAGCCAGCAAGATTGAAAGGCTTTGA
- a CDS encoding DUF2218 domain-containing protein translates to MTKTIATVPTEHGWKYVQQLCKHWSHKLTVELGENQGTVTFDTATAVMTCDEAGLTVTIEAENDELLERYKGVVSSHLDRFAFREAPLPFDWKPA, encoded by the coding sequence ATGACAAAAACCATTGCCACCGTCCCCACCGAACACGGTTGGAAATATGTCCAGCAGCTCTGCAAGCACTGGAGCCACAAGCTGACCGTCGAGCTTGGCGAAAACCAAGGCACAGTGACCTTCGACACGGCCACCGCCGTGATGACCTGCGACGAGGCAGGACTGACGGTCACCATCGAAGCGGAAAACGACGAGTTGCTGGAGCGCTACAAAGGTGTGGTTTCCAGCCATCTCGACCGTTTCGCCTTCCGCGAAGCGCCTCTGCCCTTTGATTGGAAGCCTGCCTGA